The Nitrospiraceae bacterium genome has a window encoding:
- a CDS encoding PepSY domain-containing protein yields MSRAGHERMTRGAHRWLAAWAGGFFFLSLITGLLWADARFLYWDDHYKEKMRAVGGPPVTAAKVSLPDAIDLARAASAGRTFVEQVVLRSDFGRLLYEIRLGGAGSSVTVLIDASTGERLSPISAELAPALAEQYVAPPAKVIGVDLERYQPRKKKRTHDAVRVRFDDANATEIILDRYTGEILEDEGRWRKVHFFVMQLHQLNFFGFEKTLLNVPGLPLLLMGLSGVSLWLSHRARARRAKATEEHRVGSPTGSTSRMSSRLEV; encoded by the coding sequence ATGAGCCGCGCGGGACATGAGCGGATGACGAGGGGGGCGCATCGATGGCTCGCGGCCTGGGCGGGCGGGTTTTTCTTTCTCTCGCTGATCACGGGGTTGCTGTGGGCCGATGCGCGTTTTCTCTATTGGGACGACCACTACAAGGAGAAGATGCGTGCCGTCGGCGGTCCACCGGTGACGGCTGCGAAGGTGTCGCTGCCGGACGCCATCGACCTCGCGCGGGCCGCCTCCGCGGGTCGGACGTTTGTCGAGCAGGTGGTGTTGCGGTCTGATTTCGGCCGCTTGTTGTATGAGATCCGGTTGGGTGGTGCGGGTTCATCCGTGACGGTCCTGATCGATGCCTCGACCGGCGAACGCCTGTCGCCAATCTCCGCCGAATTGGCGCCAGCGTTAGCGGAGCAGTATGTGGCACCGCCGGCGAAGGTCATCGGGGTTGACCTGGAACGGTATCAACCGCGCAAGAAGAAACGGACTCACGACGCCGTCCGAGTACGCTTCGACGACGCCAATGCGACGGAGATCATTCTGGACCGCTACACCGGGGAAATCCTCGAAGACGAAGGTCGATGGCGCAAGGTGCACTTCTTCGTCATGCAGCTCCACCAACTCAATTTCTTTGGGTTCGAGAAAACCTTACTCAATGTGCCGGGTTTGCCGTTGTTGCTGATGGGCCTGTCCGGTGTGTCCCTTTGGCTCTCACATCGTGCACGGGCACGACGAGCCAAGGCAACCGAGGAGCACCGAGTGGGCTCGCCGACTGGTTCGACGTCGCGTATGTCGAGCAGGTTGGAAGTCTGA